The following are encoded together in the Leguminivora glycinivorella isolate SPB_JAAS2020 chromosome 18, LegGlyc_1.1, whole genome shotgun sequence genome:
- the LOC125235997 gene encoding uncharacterized protein LOC125235997, whose product MAASANVIYGGNLTFDHNAQEWRIFKERFEAMCFANDLTDTTDKAGTKRRSILLTTFVEETYRVAKDLVYPKTLNTIEYSTLLEKLDTHFESPRCSFAERYKFYKAEQRAGEDLGEWAARVRSLAQFCGFTTELDTALRDRFVLGLENAKEREKLFAESVDKLTFSNALHLAQATRSARQGLQETSSSRQAAGVGSGEVFAVRAGAGGAAPPLTNNNRLACAVCGYKNHTKDKCRYINYTCKKCNTKGHLSRMCKTSVKKLNFIAEETDDIHEDLTM is encoded by the exons ATGGCGGCGAGCGCTAACGTGATTTATGGCGGCAATCTCACCTTCGACCACAACGCGCAAGAATGGAGGATTTTTAAGGAGCGGTTTGAAGCGATGTGTTTTGCTAATGATTTAACGGACACCACCGACAAAGCGGGCACAAAGCGGCGTTCTATACTCCTTACGACGTTTGTGGAAGAAACTTACCGCGTTGCAAAAGATTTGGTATATCCAAAAACGTTGAATACCATTGAATATTCTACCCTCCTTGAAAAGCTGGATACTCATTTTGAGTCACCCAGGTGTTCGTTTGCAGAACGatacaaattttataaagcGGAGCAACGAGCCGGCGAGGATTTGGGGGAGTGGGCAGCGCGAGTGCGTAGTTTGGCACAGTTCTGCGGGTTTACGACGGAGCTCGATACCGCGTTACGGGATCGTTTCGTTCTCGGGCTCGAGAACGCTAAAGAACGAGAGAAGCTGTTTGCGGAGAGCGTCGATAAGCTGACTTTTAGTAATGCGTTACATCTGGCGCAGGCTACTCGCAGCGCCCGGCAGGGCCTGCAGGAAACCAGCTCGTCCAGGCAGGCGGCGGGAGTCGGCAGCGGCGAGGTGTTCGCGGTGCGCGCGGGCGCGGGGGGCGCCGCGCCGCCCCTAACAAACAATAATAGACTAGCCTGTGCCGTATGCGGATATAAAAACCACACCAAGGACAAGTGCCGTTACATTAATTATACGTGTAAAAAGTGCAACACTAAAGGACACCTAAGTAGGATGTGTAAAACGAGTGTTAAAAAGTTGAACTTCATTGCTGAGGAAACCGATGACATACATGAAG ATCTCACAATGTAA